One window from the genome of Pelosinus sp. IPA-1 encodes:
- a CDS encoding ribulokinase, which produces MGSKKYSLGIDYGTQSGRALLVEVETGKEVATAVVAYPDGVIDEKLPGTNIKLEYDWALQNPEDYLTVLYEAIPKVLKDSQVDPEDVVGLGIDFTACTMLPVTKDGRALCQLPEYRDQPHAWVKLWKHHAAQDEANRLNEIAAARGENFLARYGGKISSEWLIPKIWQIANEAPEIYQVADRFMEATDWVIMQMTGVDIRNSCTAGYKAIWHKQEGYPSKEFFKALDPRLENLVEEKLNSPIVAIGSKAGELTTEMAKKMGLKPGTAIAVGNVDAHAAVPAAGVVTPGKLVMSMGTSICHIVLGEEEKTVDGMCGVVEDGVIGGYFGFEAGQSAVGDIFEWFVENCVPGTYTEEAASRNISIHQLLEEKAGALFPGESGLIALDWWNGNRSVLVDTHLTGVLLGATLLTKPEEIYRALIEATAYGTNMIVETFTEAGVKIDELYACGGLSQKNNLLMQIYSDVTGREIHIAASLQTPALGAAMFGAVAAGKGSGGYDTILDAAAHMTFVKKVYKPIEKNVAQYKKLYAEYKIIHDYFGRGANDVMKRLKEIKRKAKTC; this is translated from the coding sequence ATGGGAAGTAAAAAGTATAGTTTGGGAATTGATTATGGTACCCAATCTGGTAGGGCATTGCTTGTTGAAGTTGAGACAGGCAAAGAGGTCGCAACTGCTGTGGTAGCTTATCCTGATGGTGTGATTGATGAGAAGTTGCCAGGTACAAATATCAAGTTAGAATATGATTGGGCACTACAAAATCCAGAGGATTATTTAACGGTGCTGTATGAGGCAATTCCTAAAGTGTTAAAAGACTCCCAGGTAGATCCTGAAGATGTAGTAGGATTAGGGATTGACTTCACTGCTTGCACCATGCTGCCTGTGACGAAAGACGGAAGAGCTTTGTGTCAGCTTCCCGAATATCGGGATCAGCCTCACGCATGGGTAAAGCTTTGGAAGCATCATGCAGCCCAAGATGAGGCTAATCGCTTAAATGAAATAGCAGCTGCGAGGGGAGAAAACTTTCTTGCCCGTTATGGTGGAAAAATATCTTCAGAATGGCTAATCCCTAAAATATGGCAAATAGCCAATGAGGCTCCCGAAATATATCAAGTAGCTGATCGGTTTATGGAGGCTACAGATTGGGTTATCATGCAAATGACGGGTGTAGATATTCGTAATAGTTGTACTGCAGGTTATAAGGCGATATGGCATAAACAAGAGGGATATCCTAGCAAAGAATTTTTTAAAGCATTGGATCCTAGATTAGAAAATCTAGTTGAAGAAAAGTTAAATAGTCCTATCGTTGCTATCGGGAGCAAAGCTGGCGAATTAACCACGGAAATGGCAAAGAAGATGGGCTTAAAACCAGGAACGGCTATCGCTGTAGGTAATGTAGATGCCCATGCGGCAGTCCCTGCTGCCGGAGTGGTTACACCAGGGAAACTGGTTATGAGTATGGGAACTTCCATCTGTCATATTGTCTTAGGAGAGGAAGAGAAAACAGTAGATGGTATGTGCGGTGTGGTAGAGGATGGTGTTATTGGAGGCTATTTTGGCTTCGAGGCCGGACAATCTGCTGTCGGTGATATTTTTGAATGGTTTGTTGAAAACTGCGTTCCAGGCACTTATACAGAAGAAGCAGCTTCACGTAATATCAGTATTCATCAATTATTAGAAGAAAAGGCCGGGGCATTATTTCCTGGAGAAAGTGGCTTAATCGCTCTTGATTGGTGGAATGGAAACCGTTCTGTATTGGTTGATACTCATTTGACAGGAGTGCTGCTAGGAGCGACCCTTCTTACCAAACCAGAGGAGATTTATCGTGCATTAATTGAGGCCACTGCCTATGGAACGAATATGATTGTGGAAACTTTTACGGAAGCGGGAGTAAAGATTGATGAATTATATGCTTGTGGTGGTTTATCTCAGAAAAATAATCTTCTCATGCAAATTTACTCCGATGTAACAGGGCGAGAAATTCATATTGCAGCCTCTCTACAAACACCTGCTTTAGGCGCTGCTATGTTTGGTGCGGTGGCTGCAGGTAAGGGAAGTGGTGGTTATGATACTATTTTGGATGCGGCAGCTCATATGACTTTCGTCAAAAAGGTGTATAAACCAATTGAGAAAAATGTGGCACAATATAAAAAATTATATGCTGAGTATAAAATTATCCACGATTATTTCGGACGTGGGGCAAACGATGTTATGAAGCGACTCAAAGAAATAAAAAGAAAAGCGAAAACCTGTTAA